In one Longimicrobium sp. genomic region, the following are encoded:
- a CDS encoding adenylate/guanylate cyclase domain-containing protein: protein MADPQLRSKRLRRLGRGAAVGLATSVLVLALRGTSLMRQSEGAVYDAMTRTLADPSRASKDIVIAAIDDRSLAELAPSVGRWPWPRSAHAEALRFLNYAGAKLVVYDVQFPEADLDAASDSDFAEAMAEAGNAVLPMALAPERPSSEGVRAGASGEAETERFALRVRGRLRPAEQAFELAPTPLLARGAAGIGSIALNQGAVGATVRHERLVWRHGGRLYPSLAYAAARLADSARYGGPLVLGADRLAARERPDGRGTAVPLDAGEMLLRWRGPFARQTYPVYSYSRLVLSYEDVFHGRPPAIPPAELKGKIVLVAVTSSGLYDLRRTPFGGTEPGVMIHATALDNLLRGDFMRRADASWNWLGVVAAAMATAIAVAVVGSAVWGTLAAGLLLLFAVGASALAFAGGVWLDAAAPALGGALAYAGAMAMNYVTEGRERRRVRDMFSRFVDPHVVGRLADAGESLKLGGQRVPLTILFSDIRGFTSLSERLPAETVVATLNEYLGAMTDIVFRHGGTIDKFIGDAVMAFWGAPLPAADHARRAADCALEMIETLERLNRGWAADGRGAGLAIGIGINTGEAVVGMIGSLKHKLDYTAIGDAVNLASRLESLNKDMGTTIIISDAVRTYLGDGYDAAPLREVHVKGKEQAVLVHELKGRRRAAPATLPGAAKAVVTAGLAALLLALAPHDAAAQGKQRWTDRVYQPGRWQRGQLVAMSVTNPAAADSLALVAQVEGYAKAPRWRAEVRRVGANGQLGEPLVLVAERNRVQVVTGVAAAPLEQNAAKDDPLVQAVVAQFDAAGALRQPGAGRIVQRAAGKVARVMVRRPALQSDFPDALLAMSRGRRTMNDLVQRTTGNVAANRTASLAPTAGARGVTVQTPSGSINVTPDPAAVAAMDRRTTDAVAIDDFVRQGHLEQPVPVKEDTQ, encoded by the coding sequence ATGGCGGACCCGCAGCTCCGGTCGAAGCGGCTGCGCAGGCTGGGGCGCGGCGCCGCGGTGGGGCTGGCGACCTCGGTGCTCGTCCTGGCGCTGCGCGGCACCTCGCTGATGCGCCAGTCGGAGGGCGCGGTATACGACGCCATGACGCGCACGCTGGCCGACCCGTCGCGCGCGTCGAAGGACATCGTCATCGCCGCGATCGACGACCGCAGCCTGGCCGAGCTGGCGCCGAGCGTGGGCAGGTGGCCCTGGCCGCGCAGCGCGCACGCCGAGGCGCTGCGCTTCCTGAACTACGCCGGCGCGAAGCTGGTCGTCTACGACGTTCAGTTCCCCGAGGCCGACCTGGATGCGGCCAGCGACTCGGACTTCGCGGAGGCGATGGCGGAGGCGGGGAACGCGGTGCTGCCGATGGCGCTGGCGCCGGAGCGCCCGTCGTCGGAAGGGGTCCGCGCCGGCGCGTCGGGCGAGGCTGAAACGGAGCGGTTCGCGCTGCGGGTGCGCGGGCGACTCCGTCCCGCCGAGCAGGCATTCGAGCTGGCGCCGACGCCGCTGCTGGCCCGCGGCGCCGCCGGGATCGGCTCGATCGCGCTGAACCAGGGCGCGGTGGGCGCCACCGTGCGCCACGAGCGGCTGGTGTGGCGCCACGGCGGACGCCTCTACCCGTCGCTCGCGTACGCGGCGGCGCGGCTGGCCGATTCGGCGCGCTACGGCGGTCCGCTCGTGCTGGGTGCGGACCGGCTGGCGGCGCGCGAGCGGCCGGACGGGCGGGGGACGGCGGTGCCGCTGGACGCGGGGGAGATGCTGCTGCGCTGGCGCGGCCCCTTCGCGCGGCAGACGTACCCCGTGTACTCGTACTCGCGGCTGGTGCTGTCGTACGAGGACGTCTTCCACGGCCGCCCGCCCGCGATCCCCCCGGCGGAGCTGAAGGGGAAGATCGTGCTGGTGGCGGTGACGTCGAGCGGGCTGTACGACCTGCGCCGCACACCGTTCGGGGGCACGGAGCCGGGGGTGATGATCCACGCCACCGCGCTCGACAACCTGCTCCGCGGCGACTTCATGCGCCGCGCGGACGCGTCGTGGAACTGGCTCGGCGTGGTGGCGGCCGCGATGGCCACGGCGATCGCGGTGGCGGTGGTGGGCTCGGCGGTGTGGGGGACGCTGGCCGCGGGGCTTCTCCTCCTCTTCGCCGTCGGCGCCAGCGCGCTGGCCTTCGCCGGCGGCGTGTGGCTGGATGCGGCGGCCCCCGCGCTGGGCGGCGCGCTGGCGTACGCGGGGGCGATGGCGATGAACTACGTGACCGAGGGGCGCGAGCGGCGCCGCGTGCGCGACATGTTCAGCCGCTTCGTGGACCCGCACGTGGTGGGCCGGCTGGCGGACGCCGGCGAGTCGCTGAAGCTGGGCGGGCAGCGCGTTCCGCTCACCATCCTGTTCAGCGACATCCGCGGCTTCACTTCGCTTTCCGAGCGGCTTCCCGCCGAGACGGTGGTGGCCACGCTTAACGAGTACCTGGGGGCGATGACCGACATCGTGTTCAGGCACGGGGGGACGATCGACAAGTTCATCGGCGACGCGGTGATGGCGTTCTGGGGCGCCCCGCTTCCCGCGGCGGACCACGCGCGGCGCGCGGCCGACTGCGCGCTGGAGATGATCGAGACGCTGGAGCGGCTGAACCGCGGGTGGGCGGCCGACGGGCGGGGTGCCGGGCTGGCCATCGGCATCGGCATCAACACCGGCGAGGCGGTGGTGGGGATGATCGGCTCGCTGAAGCACAAGCTGGACTACACCGCCATCGGCGACGCGGTGAACCTGGCCAGCCGGCTGGAGTCGCTGAACAAGGACATGGGGACCACCATCATCATCAGCGACGCCGTTCGTACCTATCTCGGCGACGGCTACGACGCGGCGCCGCTGCGGGAGGTTCACGTGAAGGGAAAGGAGCAGGCCGTGCTCGTTCACGAACTGAAGGGCCGCCGCCGCGCGGCACCCGCGACCCTGCCCGGAGCCGCGAAGGCGGTGGTGACGGCGGGGCTCGCCGCTCTGCTGCTGGCGCTGGCGCCGCACGACGCCGCCGCGCAGGGCAAGCAGCGGTGGACCGACCGCGTGTACCAGCCCGGGCGCTGGCAGCGCGGACAGCTGGTGGCCATGAGCGTCACCAATCCCGCCGCGGCGGACTCGCTGGCCCTGGTCGCGCAGGTGGAGGGGTACGCCAAGGCGCCGCGCTGGCGCGCCGAGGTGCGCCGCGTGGGCGCCAACGGGCAGCTGGGCGAGCCGCTGGTGCTGGTGGCAGAGCGCAACCGCGTGCAGGTGGTCACCGGCGTGGCCGCCGCGCCGCTGGAGCAGAACGCGGCCAAGGACGACCCGCTGGTGCAGGCGGTGGTGGCGCAGTTCGACGCGGCCGGCGCGCTGAGGCAGCCCGGCGCGGGGCGGATCGTGCAGCGCGCCGCGGGAAAGGTGGCGCGGGTGATGGTGCGCCGCCCCGCGCTGCAGAGCGACTTCCCCGACGCGCTGCTGGCCATGAGCCGCGGCCGGCGGACGATGAACGACCTGGTGCAGCGGACCACGGGGAACGTGGCCGCGAACCGGACCGCCAGCCTGGCGCCCACGGCCGGGGCGCGCGGCGTGACGGTGCAGACGCCGTCGGGCTCCATCAACGTCACCCCGGATCCCGCCGCCGTCGCGGCGATGGACCGGCGCACCACCGACGCGGTGGCGATCGACGACTTCGTGCGCCAGGGACACCTGGAGCAGCCGGTTCCCGTGAAGGAGGACACGCAATGA
- a CDS encoding PAS domain S-box protein — translation MRGAGPREPVVFHHLLEQTVEELRVAVEELRVTQEEVAEALETSHAARTPEEAEAARLRDAFTAAPFPLVLTDGMGMLLYANAAAGALLGVRPPDLAGKPLAVFVAEEARKPFRTLLNHLSREAAPRACTLTLQPRARLPLEVEASVWPVPESDGMSFGWRLADVTERRAEEAGLREQTAVLRATMDSLPEAVAAMDLDGTVLVWNRAAAALLGWGEDEVVGRQNPAVGDEVAAVLAAVRSGARSEAAAPSRVAAVAERREGDPLPVELFLAPLVDAGGKARGTVSVIRPAAGGAPPEQRWTEAEMRRVLLEGATVGTLADRLRDGIAAGLHAGYLRAGDRLPSIRDAAQETGIDHRIVAGAYRRLSAAGFVEVRYRKGVRVAAPPSECDPELGETAEWLAGVLEQAAGLQVRVPGLPDLVRRWTAAVPLRCACVDATTDARAALCHEMEHQWGMQPVPVALRPGADGRRELAEALRDADLVVTTHFHGHELAAACQAEGKPLVIARLSPEVVAAVEECVSRRPLTALVADPAFGERLRALAGGAAIQVVPASEHAAVEQLDLDTPVLATLAAREQVSRKLRLLVPATHFVAPVSVRTLARLLVRANMLPRDARN, via the coding sequence ATGCGGGGAGCCGGGCCACGCGAGCCGGTGGTGTTCCATCACCTGCTGGAGCAGACGGTGGAGGAGCTGCGGGTGGCGGTGGAGGAGCTTCGCGTGACGCAGGAGGAGGTGGCCGAGGCGCTGGAGACCAGCCACGCCGCGCGCACCCCCGAAGAGGCCGAGGCCGCCCGGCTGCGCGACGCCTTCACCGCGGCGCCCTTCCCGCTGGTGCTGACCGACGGGATGGGGATGCTGCTGTACGCGAACGCGGCCGCGGGGGCGCTGCTGGGCGTGCGCCCGCCCGACCTGGCCGGAAAGCCGCTGGCGGTGTTCGTGGCCGAGGAGGCGCGCAAGCCCTTCCGCACCCTGCTGAACCACCTCTCGCGCGAGGCCGCGCCGCGCGCCTGCACGCTCACGCTGCAGCCCCGCGCCCGCCTCCCGCTGGAGGTGGAGGCCAGCGTCTGGCCCGTCCCCGAGTCCGACGGGATGTCGTTCGGCTGGCGGCTGGCCGACGTCACCGAGCGCCGCGCCGAGGAGGCCGGGCTCCGCGAGCAGACGGCGGTGCTGCGCGCCACGATGGATTCGCTTCCCGAGGCCGTGGCGGCCATGGACCTGGACGGCACCGTCCTCGTCTGGAACCGCGCCGCCGCGGCGCTGCTGGGGTGGGGCGAGGACGAGGTCGTGGGCCGCCAGAACCCCGCGGTGGGCGACGAGGTGGCCGCGGTGCTGGCCGCCGTGCGCTCGGGCGCCCGCAGCGAGGCCGCCGCCCCGTCGCGCGTGGCCGCGGTGGCCGAGCGCCGCGAGGGCGACCCGCTTCCCGTGGAGCTCTTCCTGGCGCCGCTGGTGGACGCGGGCGGCAAGGCACGCGGCACCGTGTCGGTGATCCGCCCGGCCGCCGGCGGCGCTCCGCCCGAGCAGCGCTGGACCGAGGCGGAGATGCGCCGCGTGCTGCTGGAAGGCGCCACCGTGGGCACGCTGGCCGACCGCCTGCGCGACGGGATCGCCGCGGGGCTGCATGCCGGCTACCTGCGCGCGGGCGACCGCCTTCCCAGCATCCGCGACGCCGCGCAGGAGACCGGGATCGACCACCGCATCGTGGCCGGCGCGTACCGCCGCCTGTCGGCCGCGGGCTTCGTGGAGGTACGCTACCGCAAGGGCGTGCGCGTGGCGGCCCCGCCGTCGGAGTGCGATCCGGAGCTGGGCGAGACGGCCGAGTGGCTGGCCGGGGTGCTGGAGCAGGCGGCCGGGCTGCAGGTGCGCGTTCCCGGGCTGCCGGACCTGGTGCGGCGGTGGACGGCCGCGGTCCCGCTCCGCTGCGCCTGCGTGGACGCCACCACCGACGCCCGCGCCGCGCTCTGCCACGAGATGGAGCACCAGTGGGGGATGCAGCCGGTGCCCGTGGCCCTGCGCCCCGGCGCCGACGGCCGCCGCGAGCTGGCCGAGGCGCTGCGCGATGCCGACCTGGTGGTCACCACGCACTTCCACGGGCACGAGCTGGCCGCCGCCTGCCAGGCCGAAGGGAAGCCGCTGGTCATCGCGCGGCTGAGCCCCGAGGTGGTGGCCGCGGTCGAGGAGTGCGTCTCCAGGCGGCCGCTGACCGCGCTGGTGGCGGACCCCGCCTTCGGCGAGCGGCTGCGCGCGCTGGCGGGCGGCGCCGCGATCCAGGTGGTCCCGGCCTCCGAACACGCGGCGGTGGAGCAGCTCGACCTGGACACGCCGGTGCTGGCCACCCTGGCCGCGCGCGAGCAGGTGTCGCGCAAGCTGCGGCTCCTGGTTCCCGCCACGCACTTCGTCGCGCCCGTCTCGGTGCGGACGCTGGCGCGGCTGCTGGTGCGCGCCAACATGCTCCCCCGCGACGCGCGGAACTGA
- a CDS encoding M48 family metalloprotease: MRRAILISAAVVLAIPAVGTPGAAQRGVLGSVRRAAQGAAVGSFAIGLDKEREIGRGVAATVAGRWHVVNDAALNDYVNSVGTVVAQQSPRFTELPFRFAVLDTDEINAFATPGGYVFVTRGALELMESEAELAGVLAHEVAHVDRKHVLEQLRKQNMLQGAQSEADLNGFLLDQAVGRLTSVIFTGLGRGDELESDSIGMIYAAASGYRPDGLVTFVRKLQQNETNPRRGRFLAEMKATHPAASERVTALERQAAAAHLDPGSGQLLADRFRRFVRRR, translated from the coding sequence ATGAGACGCGCGATTCTCATCTCCGCCGCGGTCGTCCTGGCGATTCCCGCCGTGGGGACGCCGGGCGCCGCGCAGCGCGGGGTGCTGGGCTCGGTCCGGCGCGCGGCACAGGGCGCGGCCGTGGGCTCGTTCGCCATCGGGCTGGACAAGGAGCGCGAGATCGGGCGCGGCGTGGCGGCCACCGTGGCCGGGCGCTGGCACGTGGTGAACGACGCCGCGCTGAACGACTACGTGAACAGCGTCGGCACGGTGGTGGCCCAGCAGTCGCCGCGCTTCACCGAGCTCCCCTTCCGCTTCGCGGTGCTGGACACGGACGAGATCAACGCCTTCGCCACCCCCGGCGGCTACGTGTTCGTTACGCGCGGCGCGCTGGAGCTGATGGAGAGCGAGGCGGAGCTGGCCGGCGTCCTGGCGCACGAGGTGGCGCACGTGGACCGCAAGCACGTGCTGGAGCAGCTGCGCAAGCAGAACATGCTGCAGGGCGCGCAGAGCGAGGCGGACCTGAACGGGTTCCTGCTGGACCAGGCGGTGGGCCGGCTCACCAGCGTGATCTTCACCGGGCTGGGGCGCGGCGACGAACTGGAGAGCGACTCGATCGGGATGATCTACGCAGCGGCCTCGGGCTACCGTCCCGACGGGCTGGTGACGTTCGTCCGCAAGCTGCAGCAGAACGAGACCAATCCGCGCCGCGGCCGCTTCCTGGCGGAGATGAAGGCGACGCACCCAGCCGCTTCCGAGCGTGTCACCGCGCTGGAGCGGCAGGCCGCCGCCGCCCACCTGGACCCCGGCAGCGGCCAGCTGCTGGCGGACCGCTTCCGCCGCTTCGTCCGGCGCCGGTAG
- the thiD gene encoding bifunctional hydroxymethylpyrimidine kinase/phosphomethylpyrimidine kinase, which produces MSVIPIALTIAGSDSGGGAGIQADLKSFHAFGVFGTSAITAITVQNTLGVTGVHPIPIDVVQAQIRAVATDLPPAACKTGMLATAALVRAVAESIREHHLPNYVLDPVMVATSGDRLLDADAERTIVEELIPLATLVTPNLDEAAILVGAPVEDEPAMRRAAEALVEMGAKAALLKGGHLRADELVDVLFDGREWHTWRRPKLATRNTHGTGCTLSAAAAAGLAHGRPLARAVEDALEYVQRAIAAAPGFGGGHGPLNHMVAGPGL; this is translated from the coding sequence ATGAGCGTGATTCCCATCGCCCTGACCATCGCCGGCTCGGATTCCGGCGGCGGCGCGGGGATCCAGGCGGACCTGAAGAGCTTCCACGCCTTCGGCGTGTTCGGCACCAGCGCCATCACCGCCATCACCGTGCAGAACACGCTCGGCGTCACCGGCGTGCACCCCATCCCCATCGACGTCGTCCAGGCGCAGATCCGCGCAGTCGCGACCGACCTTCCGCCCGCCGCCTGCAAGACGGGGATGCTCGCCACCGCCGCCCTCGTCCGCGCCGTCGCCGAATCCATCCGCGAACACCATCTCCCGAACTACGTGCTGGACCCGGTGATGGTGGCCACCAGCGGCGACCGGCTGCTGGACGCGGACGCCGAGCGGACCATCGTGGAGGAGCTGATCCCGCTCGCCACCCTCGTCACCCCCAACCTGGACGAGGCGGCGATCCTGGTCGGCGCGCCGGTGGAGGACGAGCCCGCCATGCGCCGCGCCGCCGAGGCGCTGGTGGAGATGGGTGCGAAGGCCGCGCTGCTGAAGGGCGGCCACCTCCGCGCCGACGAGCTGGTGGACGTGCTCTTCGACGGGCGCGAGTGGCACACCTGGCGCCGCCCCAAGCTGGCGACGCGCAACACGCACGGCACCGGCTGCACCCTTTCCGCCGCCGCCGCCGCGGGGCTGGCGCACGGCCGCCCCCTCGCCCGCGCGGTGGAGGACGCGCTCGAGTACGTGCAGCGCGCCATCGCCGCCGCGCCGGGCTTCGGCGGCGGACACGGACCGCTGAACCACATGGTCGCGGGCCCGGGCCTCTAA